Proteins from one Impatiens glandulifera chromosome 2, dImpGla2.1, whole genome shotgun sequence genomic window:
- the LOC124927822 gene encoding putative cyclin-A3-1 isoform X1: MEGMTEEEISLRVTHRAKKRTADAMVGDDSDLQSPDKKRNTHIEISNMSIPSTKDLDTEIPKLKCRTKGGYIEAKFDDSNICNGYADDIYDYHHNMEKEAKRRPLQDYMEKIQTDVTANMRGILVDWLVEVAGEYKIQSDTLFLTVSYIDRFLSINHINRQRLQLLGVSSMLIASRKFEESDPPSVDDMCYISDFTCTNEDVVKMEADILKSLKFEVSNPTILTFLRRFARISEEKYCKYPNSKFELLGCYLAELSLLDYCCLKFLPSMIASSVVFLSRFITHPDKHPWNSNLEVYSGYKASDLKECVVLIHELHLGKRGGSYVAIRDKYLQHKFKYVGLRKGPVEIPSLYFEEMGVGEGF, encoded by the exons ATGGAAGGTATGACGGAAGAAGAAATCTCATTGAGGGTTACCCATCGGGCGAAGAAGAGGACAGCTGACGCAATGGTCGGAGATGATTCTGATCTGCAATCCCCCGACAAGAAGAGAAACACCCACATTGAGATTTCTAATATGAGCATTCCTTCGACTAAGGATCTGGATACGGAGATTCCAAAGCTAAAATGCAGAACGAAGGGCGGATACATTGAAGCGAAGTTTGATGATTCTAATATCTGCAATGGTTATGCAGATGATATCTACGATTATCATCATAACATGGAG aaAGAGGCAAAGAGAAGGCCATTGCAAGATTATATGGAGAAGATACAAACAGATGTGACTGCAAACATGAGAGGGATTTTGGTGGATTGGTTGGTTGAGGTGGCAGGAGAATACAAGATTCAATCTGACACACTTTTTCTGACAGTCAGTTACATTGACAGATTCTTGTCTATTAATCATATCAATAGGCAGAGGCTACAGTTGCTTGGTGTTTCTTCTATGCTCATTGCATC CAGAAAGTTTGAAGAGTCTGATCCTCCATCAGTTGATGACATGTGTTACATCTCAGACTTCACTTGCACAAATGAAGATGTGGTGAAGATGGAAGCGGATATTCTCAAGTCACTTAAATTTGAAGTGAGCAATCCAACCATTCTGACATTCTTGAG AAGATTCGCCAGGATTTCTGAAGAGAAATATTGCAAA TATCCAAATTCGAAGTTTGAGTTATTGGGATGCTACTTGGCAGAGTTGAGCTTATTGGACTACTGTTGTTTGAAGTTTTTACCATCTATGATTGCTTCTTCTGTTGTATTCCTTTCGAGGTTTATAACCCATCCTGATAAACATCCATGG AATTCAAACCTTGAAGTGTATTCAGGATACAAAGCTTCTGATTTAAAAGAATGTGTTGTCCTTATACACGAGTTGCACTTAGGTAAAAGAGGAGGCTCTTATGTAGCAATAAGAGATAAATACTTGCAGCATAAG TTCAAATATGTTGGGTTGAGGAAGGGCCCGGTTGAAATACCCAGTTTATACTTCGAAGAAATGGGGGTGGGTGAAGGTTTTTGA
- the LOC124927822 gene encoding putative cyclin-A3-1 isoform X2, producing the protein MEGMTEEEISLRVTHRAKKRTADAMVGDDSDLQSPDKKRNTHIEISNMSIPSTKDLDTEIPKLKCRTKGGYIEAKFDDSNICNGYADDIYDYHHNMEKEAKRRPLQDYMEKIQTDVTANMRGILVDWLVEVAGEYKIQSDTLFLTVSYIDRFLSINHINRQRLQLLGVSSMLIASKFEESDPPSVDDMCYISDFTCTNEDVVKMEADILKSLKFEVSNPTILTFLRRFARISEEKYCKYPNSKFELLGCYLAELSLLDYCCLKFLPSMIASSVVFLSRFITHPDKHPWNSNLEVYSGYKASDLKECVVLIHELHLGKRGGSYVAIRDKYLQHKFKYVGLRKGPVEIPSLYFEEMGVGEGF; encoded by the exons ATGGAAGGTATGACGGAAGAAGAAATCTCATTGAGGGTTACCCATCGGGCGAAGAAGAGGACAGCTGACGCAATGGTCGGAGATGATTCTGATCTGCAATCCCCCGACAAGAAGAGAAACACCCACATTGAGATTTCTAATATGAGCATTCCTTCGACTAAGGATCTGGATACGGAGATTCCAAAGCTAAAATGCAGAACGAAGGGCGGATACATTGAAGCGAAGTTTGATGATTCTAATATCTGCAATGGTTATGCAGATGATATCTACGATTATCATCATAACATGGAG aaAGAGGCAAAGAGAAGGCCATTGCAAGATTATATGGAGAAGATACAAACAGATGTGACTGCAAACATGAGAGGGATTTTGGTGGATTGGTTGGTTGAGGTGGCAGGAGAATACAAGATTCAATCTGACACACTTTTTCTGACAGTCAGTTACATTGACAGATTCTTGTCTATTAATCATATCAATAGGCAGAGGCTACAGTTGCTTGGTGTTTCTTCTATGCTCATTGCATC AAAGTTTGAAGAGTCTGATCCTCCATCAGTTGATGACATGTGTTACATCTCAGACTTCACTTGCACAAATGAAGATGTGGTGAAGATGGAAGCGGATATTCTCAAGTCACTTAAATTTGAAGTGAGCAATCCAACCATTCTGACATTCTTGAG AAGATTCGCCAGGATTTCTGAAGAGAAATATTGCAAA TATCCAAATTCGAAGTTTGAGTTATTGGGATGCTACTTGGCAGAGTTGAGCTTATTGGACTACTGTTGTTTGAAGTTTTTACCATCTATGATTGCTTCTTCTGTTGTATTCCTTTCGAGGTTTATAACCCATCCTGATAAACATCCATGG AATTCAAACCTTGAAGTGTATTCAGGATACAAAGCTTCTGATTTAAAAGAATGTGTTGTCCTTATACACGAGTTGCACTTAGGTAAAAGAGGAGGCTCTTATGTAGCAATAAGAGATAAATACTTGCAGCATAAG TTCAAATATGTTGGGTTGAGGAAGGGCCCGGTTGAAATACCCAGTTTATACTTCGAAGAAATGGGGGTGGGTGAAGGTTTTTGA